The following DNA comes from Marinilactibacillus sp. Marseille-P9653.
GTTTTAACAGAAGGTGCTGAAAACCCAATGCAACTAAGCTACCAAGCAGCTCATCATCAATTTGTAGCGAGTGCCTTAACAACTAAACTAGCTCGCGAGATTAATCCAGAATTTCAAGTTGGATGTATGTTAGCTCGTTCAACATTCTATCCGGAAACAAATAATCCAGAAGACGTGCTATTAGCACAGAACGAAAATCAAATGAACTTATTCTTCACAGATGTACATGCTCGTGGAGAATATCCAAGTTACATGGAGCGTTACTTTGAAGAAAATAATATCCATATCCAAAAAGAACGTGGAGACGATGAAATCTTAAAAGCTTATACAGTAGACTTTATTTCGTTTAGTTATTACATGTCACTATCCGTTAGTTCTAAAGAAAGTGACGATAGTGTTGGTGGAAACTTGTTTGGTGGAGTGAAGAATAACTATCTAGAAACTTCTGACTGGGGATGGCAGATTGATCCAATCGGATTACGTTATACTCTGAATGATATGTATTCACGTTACCAAAAACCTCTATTTATTGTAGAAAACGGCTTAGGTGCTTACGACGAAGTAGAAGAAGATGGTAGTATCCATGATGATTACCGTATCGACTATTTGAGAAAACACATCGAACAGATGAGAGAAGCTGTTAAAGATGGCATAGACTTAATGGGTTACACAGCTTGGGGATGTATTGATCTTGTGAGTGCCTCAACAAGTGAAATGGCTAAACGTTACGGATTTGTCTATGTTGATCAAGACGATCATGGTAACGGAACTTTAGACCGTTCTAGAAAAGATTCGTTTTTCTGGTATAAGAAAGTCATTGAATCAAATGGTGAAGACTTAGCATAATGATAAAAGCAGCGGAAGAATCTTAATGATTCCTTCGCTTTTTTTGTATAGGATATCTAACACTTATGCTTGACTTGAAGTCGACTTTAAGTGGTAAAATAACCTTATCTTAAAGAAAAAGGAGCAAAACATCATGCAAACCGTTAAATTTGGGAACACAGGAATGGACGTTACGCCCATCTGTTTAGGCGCAATGAGTTTTGGAGATCCAGAAAAATGGACACATGACTGGGTGCTGAAAGAAGATGAAAGTCGTAGCATCATCAAGCATGCACTTGACCAAGGAATCAATTTTTTCGATACAGCTAATATTTATTCAAAAGGTGAAAGTGAAAGAATTTTAGGTCGGGCACTGAAAGATTTTGCTGATAGAGAAAAAATCGTTGTTGCCTCTAAAGTTTATTTCGACATTCATGAAGGTCCTAACGCGAAGGGGTTATCAAGAAAAGCAATTCTACATGAGATCGACCAAACATTAGGTCGACTAGGTATGGATTATATCGACTTATATATTATCCACCGCTGGGACTACAATACGCCAATTGAAGAGACGATGGAAGCCTTGCATGATGTCGTTAAATCTGGAAAAGTACGGTATATTGGGGCTTCTGCAATGTATGCTTGGCAATTCCAAAAAGCACAGTACATTGCGGAGAAAAATGGCTGGACTAAATTTGTTTCGATGCAAAATCATTATAATTTAATCTATAGAGAAGATGAACGCGATATGATCCCATTTTGTGAAGACCAAAATATTGCGTTAACACCCTATAGTCCATTAGCTTCAGGAAGACTTGCTCGTGACTGGTCTGTACAAACAGAGCGTTCTAAAACGGACCAAGTTCAAAAATCCAAATACGGATCAACAGAAAAGCAAGATAAAGAAGTGGTTGATCAATTAGCAGAAATGGCCGAGAAAAAAGGCGTGCCGCGTGCACAACTAGCACTTGCTTGGTTACTGCACAAACCACAAGTTGTTTCTCCCATCATCGGTGCCACAAAAGAAAAGTATATTGACGATGCAGTAGCGGCTCTTGATATTTCACTAACGAAAGACGAAATGGATAAACTAGAAGCTTTATATGTGCCCCACAATGTTGTTGGTGCCCTACCAGATCCGAATAAATAAGCCGTTAATACGCTAGAAAAAAGGGGGCAACCAATCGTTTCTCCCTTTTTTTAGTGTAGATGTGTATACTGAAATAAAACGAAGACAGTAACGCTTTTAGAAACCAAAGGAGTTTTGAAAATGTTAGTGGTTCGAGCAGTTAGTTTACTGATGGGGTCATTCAATGCAAGTGATCATTCAATAAGAAACGATTTTGAGCATCGCATACTGCTTTATCAATTCGACGAAATACTTGATCCCAATGTATTAAAACAAATGGTTTATAAAGAGAATACCGAAGAACCATACCAGGTCGAATCAGGGGAAATGGTTTACTGGAAAGTCGTTAGAATAGTAGATGTCTTCGAAATGGTAGATAAAGTCACTTTCGAACAGGGCGCTGAAGTATATAGTCGGTTTTTTATCGAAGAAGGTTTGACGTCAGAAAAAATTATATCCAAGTATTTTTCTGATTTTGATTGGGAGAAAACTAATTAAACGAGTATTAGCATTCTGTTGGTTGTCTAGATGAACTTTAAGTAAATAGGAGGACCGAGTGTGGACAATGAATTTAGAGGAATAATAGATCCCGGAGAATCGGTAGATGAGAACAATACGCCAATGCTTCTGGCTCAATACCGTGACCGACTAAATATTGTAGAAGTAAAAGAAGATCCTTTAGAAGTGATTAAAAAACTAGTGGATTTGGAAGACTACGCTCTTGAAAATATAGTAAAAGCTCAACTGGAAATTTTGGAATACAATACAAAACAGTCACCGGCGTATTTAGGCGGAAAAATAGATCTACAACTTTATAAAGTTGTGAACAACGAGAAGAGTCAGCTATACTATGATGAAATCCATGCATTTGGAGAAGGCATGTTTCAACCTTATTTTGATGACGTAACCATAGTTTTAGCGGTAGAAAAAACGGTTGGAGTCATAGAATCAGATAGTCGATTGTTTGACTATGACTATGCTTTTTTAAGAGGCGTGACAGCCAAAGAACTGGTAGAAGCATCACCCGAATTAACTCGCTTCTTGGCACTAGTTGAAATTTTTGAAACACCGGTTAAAGATAGAAGAGAAATCGATTGGTTGTTCAACGAGATTAGGAAAATAGAGTGAATCGTTCACATTCACTTCACTTAAAGTTAACTTTAAGTGATATACTGATTTTAGGAAGTGAGGAGAATTGGATGAATATTTCAAAAGTAGCGGAAGAAATGAATATCGCACCATCAACTATTCGGTATTATGAAAGAATCGATTTGATT
Coding sequences within:
- the ascB gene encoding 6-phospho-beta-glucosidase, translating into MSVKGFKKDFLWGGATAANQYEGAYNEGGKGLSTADMVKFVPKEERVGGHSLDVTKEEIQAILDGRSNATFPKRFGTDFYHRYAEDIALLAEMGFKVFRLSINWARIFPNGDDTEPNEEGLAFYDKVFDECQKHGIEPLVTLSHYETPLNLTLKYNGWTDRKVVDFFLNYAEAVFKRYKDKVTYWLTFNEINIVTMSPYTGAGVLTEGAENPMQLSYQAAHHQFVASALTTKLAREINPEFQVGCMLARSTFYPETNNPEDVLLAQNENQMNLFFTDVHARGEYPSYMERYFEENNIHIQKERGDDEILKAYTVDFISFSYYMSLSVSSKESDDSVGGNLFGGVKNNYLETSDWGWQIDPIGLRYTLNDMYSRYQKPLFIVENGLGAYDEVEEDGSIHDDYRIDYLRKHIEQMREAVKDGIDLMGYTAWGCIDLVSASTSEMAKRYGFVYVDQDDHGNGTLDRSRKDSFFWYKKVIESNGEDLA
- a CDS encoding aldo/keto reductase produces the protein MQTVKFGNTGMDVTPICLGAMSFGDPEKWTHDWVLKEDESRSIIKHALDQGINFFDTANIYSKGESERILGRALKDFADREKIVVASKVYFDIHEGPNAKGLSRKAILHEIDQTLGRLGMDYIDLYIIHRWDYNTPIEETMEALHDVVKSGKVRYIGASAMYAWQFQKAQYIAEKNGWTKFVSMQNHYNLIYREDERDMIPFCEDQNIALTPYSPLASGRLARDWSVQTERSKTDQVQKSKYGSTEKQDKEVVDQLAEMAEKKGVPRAQLALAWLLHKPQVVSPIIGATKEKYIDDAVAALDISLTKDEMDKLEALYVPHNVVGALPDPNK
- a CDS encoding DUF4288 domain-containing protein, which translates into the protein MLVVRAVSLLMGSFNASDHSIRNDFEHRILLYQFDEILDPNVLKQMVYKENTEEPYQVESGEMVYWKVVRIVDVFEMVDKVTFEQGAEVYSRFFIEEGLTSEKIISKYFSDFDWEKTN